The Sphingomonas sp. G-3-2-10 DNA window GGCAATGGCAGGCGAAGCGGCAAGCGCGAGCCATGCCAGACGGCCGATGACGAACAGCACCGCCGCGCCGAAGATCAGCGCGAGGATCGCCAGCCGCACCTGAGCGACAGCGACAAGCGACTGACGGGCCCCGCCCGAACCGCGCGAACGCGCGGACGGTGCGAGGATGACGGTCAACGCAGCGCCATCTTCTCGGAGGCCGCACCGCGATCGAGATCGTTCATCGTCGAGCTGCTGAGCATCGCGACGCGAGTGTTCGCGGGACGGCGATCGTTGCTGGCAACGCGAGTCACGCCGTCACCCTTTGAGGCAACAGCGACGGCGCCGGGCGACTTGCTCGCCTTCGCGGCATCGACCTTCGCCACGGCTGCGACCACGGCGGGCGCGGCCTGCAGCTTCGGCGTGCCGGCCGGAACGACCAGCGCGGCGACCTGCGGCTTCGCTTCAGCGACCTGTTCGGCGTCGAGGCTGGCGAGCGCGTGCGCGTCCGGCAGGAACTGTTCGGCCGCGGGCGCGGCATAAGCGACCACGTCGCCGTTCCACTGCTGGAGTTGCGCAAGGTTCGCGCGGGCGCTGAATTCGGTTTCCAGTCCGCGGATATCCTTCTTGGCGTTGATGATGTCGCCCTCCACGGCGTGCAGACGTGCGCGCTCTGCAGCGCCATAGGTCGTGGTCATATACCCGCCTACCGCCACCGAAACGCTGGCGGCAAGCCACGCAATCGCTCCAAAGCCCTGCACCATCACGCTACTCCTTCACAAGCCCCACGGGGCCGCATCGGTGCGTCGCGCCACGCGCAACGTCGCCGAACGGGCCCGGGGATTACGGGCAAGCTCCGCCTCGCCCGGCCGGATGGCCTTGGCGGGGGGCTCGAAACTGGGGGCAGCCTTTGCTGCGGCTGCCGGACGATGGCGCGAACCGGCAGGTTCGCTGCCCGAACGTTCGCGCAGGAAGCGCTTCACGAGACGATCCTCGAGGCTGTGGAAGGTCACGACGGCCAGACGGCCGCCGGGCTTCAGCACGCGCTCGGCAGCGGCAAGGCCCTCGGCCAGCTCGTCCAGTTCGCGGTTCACATGGATGCGAACGGCCTGGAACGTCCGGGTCGCCGGGTCCTTCTTGTCGTGCGGCTTGTAGCCAAGCGCCTTGCGAACAACCTGCGCGAGCTGACCGGTGGTGGTCAGCGGACGCGCGCGGACGATCGCACTGGCCACACGGCGCGATCGGGGCTCCTCGCCATATTGGTACAGCACATCGGCGATCTCGCTTTCCTCGGCTTCGTTGAGGAAGTCCGCCGCAGTCATCCCGTCGGCGGCCATGCGCATGTCGAGCGGGCCATCCTGCTGGAAGCTGAAGCCGCGATCGGCATGATCGAGCTGCATCGACGACACGCCGATATCGAGGG harbors:
- the rsmH gene encoding 16S rRNA (cytosine(1402)-N(4))-methyltransferase RsmH — its product is MSSAPVYSASDHVPVLLDEVVDGLAIVPGERHVDATFGAGGYTNAILERGAEVAALDRDPRAIEGGLLRFAGSDRLILIEAPFSAMEGELERRDFVPVDGVTLDIGVSSMQLDHADRGFSFQQDGPLDMRMAADGMTAADFLNEAEESEIADVLYQYGEEPRSRRVASAIVRARPLTTTGQLAQVVRKALGYKPHDKKDPATRTFQAVRIHVNRELDELAEGLAAAERVLKPGGRLAVVTFHSLEDRLVKRFLRERSGSEPAGSRHRPAAAAKAAPSFEPPAKAIRPGEAELARNPRARSATLRVARRTDAAPWGL